The following coding sequences are from one Haloplasma contractile SSD-17B window:
- a CDS encoding YeiH family protein — protein sequence MEWKTLYKRILPIMDKFYKRTMSTIEQHLPGFLIVGFISLISYTLNELVKDYINLEAVTIAIFISILYGQTLKIQDLTKPGITFSLKKLLKVGIVLLGFKLSLQTLQTLLEVGPTLVLMILVYVPVTLLLSILLGRLFRVDTKLATLLGVGSSICGASAIVALAPTIKAKKDDSVIAISTVSLLGAIGVFIYIAFSNYLSTFQYGAWSGLTLQGVAHAVAAASSNGADSEIVGTTVKLTRVLMLVPVSLVLSYSFKNDSETNQNSDKVAKFPMYVLYFIIAILINSTGWLPDTLTNLFAFLSKVFILMAMTAMGLNVNFRGIARKGIKALLLGAVLFVIMSSISFVIIYYIL from the coding sequence TTGGAATGGAAAACACTATATAAACGGATCTTGCCTATTATGGATAAATTTTATAAACGCACCATGTCTACTATAGAACAACATTTACCTGGTTTTTTAATAGTAGGATTTATATCATTGATTTCATATACACTTAATGAACTCGTGAAGGATTATATAAATTTAGAGGCGGTGACTATTGCGATTTTTATTAGTATCCTATACGGTCAGACACTTAAAATTCAAGATCTTACAAAACCTGGCATTACCTTTTCTTTAAAGAAACTCTTAAAGGTAGGGATTGTACTATTAGGTTTTAAACTTAGTCTTCAAACATTACAAACGCTTCTTGAGGTAGGTCCTACACTAGTTCTTATGATCCTAGTTTATGTTCCGGTTACACTATTACTAAGCATTTTATTAGGCCGGCTATTTAGAGTTGATACTAAATTAGCTACTTTACTAGGTGTTGGTTCTAGTATTTGTGGAGCATCTGCTATTGTTGCTTTAGCACCAACCATTAAGGCTAAAAAGGATGATTCAGTAATTGCCATTTCTACCGTAAGTCTTCTAGGTGCAATCGGTGTCTTTATCTATATTGCTTTTAGTAATTACTTAAGTACCTTTCAGTACGGTGCTTGGTCTGGACTTACACTTCAAGGGGTTGCACATGCTGTAGCTGCTGCCTCGTCAAATGGAGCTGATTCTGAAATAGTTGGTACGACTGTTAAGTTAACACGTGTATTGATGTTAGTTCCTGTTTCTTTAGTACTTAGTTATAGTTTTAAAAATGATTCTGAAACAAACCAAAATTCCGATAAGGTTGCTAAATTTCCCATGTACGTACTATACTTTATAATAGCCATTCTTATAAACTCAACAGGGTGGTTGCCAGATACACTCACTAATCTATTTGCATTCCTAAGTAAAGTGTTTATTTTAATGGCTATGACAGCTATGGGGCTAAATGTTAACTTTAGAGGTATTGCAAGAAAAGGGATTAAAGCTCTACTATTAGGTGCTGTACTCTTTGTTATAATGTCTAGTATTAGTTTTGTAATCATCTATTATATATTATAA
- a CDS encoding GRAM domain-containing protein, with protein MSRTIVYSQFNMKKIGSLFVSKETLLIDEKLLWSCHVSHLQSKARIVKGKLYVTTKRVIFSASYFDRISEGKCWNIPIKDIKAIKTQSIVDDIFIRGANDKLKIVLANNKCELFSVKNLRFVIKKLNNTLKKLNIEV; from the coding sequence ATGAGTAGGACTATAGTCTATTCTCAATTCAATATGAAAAAAATTGGTTCTTTATTCGTTTCAAAAGAGACATTACTTATAGATGAAAAATTACTTTGGTCATGCCATGTATCACATTTGCAAAGTAAAGCTCGTATCGTAAAAGGTAAATTATACGTTACCACTAAACGTGTGATCTTCTCAGCAAGCTATTTTGATCGAATATCAGAGGGAAAATGTTGGAATATTCCAATAAAAGATATTAAGGCGATTAAAACACAAAGCATAGTAGATGATATCTTTATAAGAGGTGCTAATGATAAACTGAAAATTGTATTAGCAAATAATAAATGCGAACTCTTCTCTGTTAAAAATTTAAGATTTGTTATAAAAAAATTAAATAATACACTAAAAAAGCTGAATATTGAGGTCTAA
- a CDS encoding DUF1828 domain-containing protein, producing MNYKTYKHKIMELGKAFKIDDVGSMIEVETPFINHNGDSITFCIECTDDEISLSDDGQTINTLSLNGIDLDESKTLSVVFKKIRTQYRIDYNDDLDELTFTFNTSNDNFTEQVTTYIQALLSIDTLYYLQRR from the coding sequence ATGAATTATAAAACATATAAGCATAAAATTATGGAATTAGGTAAAGCGTTTAAGATAGATGATGTAGGCAGCATGATCGAGGTAGAAACTCCCTTCATCAATCATAATGGGGATTCCATTACTTTCTGTATTGAATGTACAGACGATGAAATTAGTTTATCCGATGATGGTCAAACAATAAATACACTATCACTTAATGGAATTGATTTGGATGAATCTAAAACATTATCTGTTGTTTTCAAAAAAATACGCACACAGTACAGGATTGATTATAATGATGACCTTGATGAATTAACATTTACTTTTAATACAAGCAATGACAATTTCACGGAACAAGTGACAACATATATTCAAGCACTACTCTCAATCGACACACTCTACTACTTACAACGGAGATAG
- a CDS encoding CBS domain-containing protein translates to MKNSDIFLKLYNKFDQYMRKEFDKGSRSGHRYLIDELSRSNNLFKFYRDDLKQFAELRNAIIHNTHITDKKDGIAIAEPHDEVIERYRNVLNKIYKPKTAIDICKKLYNRDAFIANKETKIITIIKEMYDKTYTCVPVIEKDHLVGVFSENVLISYIAKHETCKIIETSINDIIDLIDVRQHQGEFFVFCKPTETIYDIKQFFLDDKIDDKRLEMVFVTENGKKHEKVLGFITAWDLID, encoded by the coding sequence ATGAAAAACTCTGATATTTTTTTGAAACTTTACAACAAGTTTGACCAATATATGAGAAAAGAGTTTGATAAAGGAAGTCGTTCAGGACATCGTTATTTAATTGATGAACTTTCGAGGAGTAATAATTTATTTAAATTTTATCGAGATGATTTAAAGCAGTTTGCTGAATTGAGGAATGCAATCATTCATAATACCCATATAACTGATAAAAAGGATGGAATCGCAATAGCGGAACCACATGATGAAGTGATTGAGCGATACAGAAATGTGTTAAATAAAATATATAAACCCAAAACAGCAATCGATATATGTAAAAAACTCTATAATAGAGATGCATTTATAGCAAATAAAGAAACAAAAATCATAACGATTATAAAAGAAATGTATGATAAAACTTACACATGTGTCCCCGTAATAGAGAAGGACCATTTAGTTGGTGTCTTCAGTGAAAATGTACTTATAAGTTATATTGCAAAACACGAGACATGTAAGATTATAGAAACGTCTATTAATGATATTATAGACTTAATAGACGTAAGACAACATCAGGGAGAATTTTTTGTATTTTGCAAACCCACTGAAACTATATATGATATTAAACAATTTTTTCTTGACGATAAAATCGATGACAAACGCCTTGAAATGGTATTTGTAACAGAGAATGGAAAGAAACACGAGAAGGTGTTAGGGTTTATAACCGCCTGGGACTTAATTGATTAG
- a CDS encoding (deoxy)nucleoside triphosphate pyrophosphohydrolase: MKKHVVSAIFIKDNKVLCCRRTKEESYPLMWEFPGGKIELGETKEEALIREIKEELSSDITILRYYQHVSYRYERFDLDMDIYLCELNTDDIQLNVHSDAKWFNRHEAIKLDWLKADIPIIEQLIKDELI, encoded by the coding sequence ATGAAAAAACATGTGGTATCAGCAATTTTTATTAAGGATAATAAAGTTCTATGTTGTAGACGAACAAAAGAGGAGTCCTATCCATTAATGTGGGAATTCCCTGGTGGAAAAATAGAATTAGGCGAAACAAAAGAGGAAGCACTTATTAGAGAAATTAAAGAGGAATTGTCATCAGATATTACGATTCTGCGTTATTATCAACATGTATCCTATCGTTATGAACGCTTTGATCTCGATATGGATATTTATCTGTGTGAATTAAATACAGATGATATACAGTTAAATGTACATTCTGACGCTAAATGGTTTAATAGGCACGAGGCTATAAAACTTGATTGGTTAAAGGCTGATATTCCAATTATTGAACAATTAATAAAGGATGAATTAATCTAA
- a CDS encoding CBS domain-containing protein: MRGSNKFLKIYNDIDNYMRRTLEAGPRMSHIALIDKLSKKSNVFRFYKHDLKEFAELRNAIIHNTHFSNNQYGDVIAEPHRYIVEMYEELYKKIMRPKLAKHVFRTINDSSVYTATRHTKIIDIIKNMHDKEYTCVPILENNKLIGVFSENVLLTFIAKHGSYNFEHKSIDDILELTDINNHNGEYFEFVKIKDTVFDIKETFSRQRKDRKRLEMVFVTGNGTLNEDVLGVISAWDLI; the protein is encoded by the coding sequence ATGAGAGGTTCTAATAAGTTTTTAAAGATTTATAATGATATTGATAACTATATGAGGAGGACATTAGAGGCAGGACCTAGAATGAGTCACATAGCACTGATTGACAAACTATCCAAAAAGAGTAATGTATTTCGTTTTTATAAGCATGATTTAAAAGAGTTTGCTGAATTAAGGAATGCAATCATACATAACACTCATTTCTCAAATAATCAATATGGTGATGTCATAGCAGAGCCGCATCGTTATATTGTAGAAATGTACGAAGAACTTTACAAAAAGATCATGCGACCTAAATTAGCAAAACATGTATTTCGAACTATTAACGATTCATCTGTCTACACAGCAACAAGACATACCAAAATTATCGACATAATAAAAAATATGCATGACAAGGAGTATACGTGCGTTCCTATATTAGAAAATAATAAATTGATTGGTGTATTTAGTGAAAATGTGTTGTTAACATTTATTGCCAAACATGGGAGCTATAACTTTGAACATAAATCAATAGATGACATATTAGAGTTAACGGATATTAATAATCACAACGGTGAGTATTTTGAGTTTGTTAAGATAAAAGATACCGTATTCGATATAAAAGAGACGTTCTCTAGACAGAGAAAAGATCGAAAACGTCTTGAGATGGTGTTTGTAACCGGAAATGGGACTTTAAATGAAGATGTTTTGGGAGTCATTTCAGCATGGGATCTAATTTAG
- a CDS encoding glycine C-acetyltransferase, which translates to MSIHELPYLKDKVNELKEEGVYRKLPVNTGACDAVVDFEGKKVINLSSNNYLGLANHPRTKKAAIEAVEKYGVGAGAVRTIVGNMDIHEKLERVLAEFKREEAVMVFQSGFNCNAGTIQAITGKGDLIISDELNHASIIDGVRLSRADRAVFRHSDMSHLEEILKEKRDQYNNILIITDGVFSMDGDIAKLPEIVELAEQYNAMTYVDDAHGSGVLGESGRGTVDHFGLHGKVDFIIGTLSKAIGVVGGYVAGKQVMKDWLLHRGRPILFSTALPPAAVGAIIESVTMLMESTEYTDRLWDNAKYFKEKVSKLGFDIGHSETPITPVIIGNEAKTVEFSKRLLDNGVFVSAIVFPTVAKGTGRIRCMITADHTKEQLDEAINTIERVGKEMELI; encoded by the coding sequence ATGAGTATTCATGAATTACCGTACTTAAAGGACAAAGTAAATGAACTAAAAGAAGAGGGCGTTTATCGCAAACTACCTGTTAATACAGGAGCGTGTGATGCAGTAGTTGATTTTGAAGGAAAAAAAGTCATCAACCTATCTTCTAATAACTATCTAGGTTTAGCAAATCACCCTCGTACAAAAAAGGCAGCAATTGAAGCCGTTGAGAAATATGGTGTGGGTGCTGGAGCTGTTCGAACAATTGTTGGTAATATGGACATACACGAAAAACTAGAACGTGTGCTTGCTGAGTTTAAGCGTGAAGAAGCTGTAATGGTATTCCAATCAGGGTTTAACTGTAATGCAGGAACCATACAGGCGATTACTGGTAAAGGTGATTTAATTATTTCAGACGAATTAAATCATGCTTCAATCATTGACGGAGTGCGTTTATCAAGAGCAGATCGCGCAGTATTCCGTCATAGTGATATGAGTCATTTAGAAGAAATTCTAAAAGAAAAACGTGACCAATATAATAACATATTAATTATTACAGACGGTGTATTTTCTATGGATGGTGACATAGCGAAATTACCTGAGATTGTCGAGCTCGCTGAGCAATATAACGCAATGACATATGTAGATGATGCTCATGGTTCTGGAGTTTTAGGTGAAAGTGGACGAGGGACAGTTGACCACTTTGGACTTCATGGAAAAGTTGATTTTATCATCGGAACGCTATCAAAGGCAATAGGTGTCGTAGGTGGATATGTTGCAGGTAAGCAAGTGATGAAGGACTGGTTATTACATCGCGGTAGACCAATCCTATTCTCCACTGCATTACCACCTGCGGCAGTAGGTGCTATTATTGAATCCGTTACGATGTTAATGGAATCAACTGAATATACAGACCGTCTATGGGATAATGCTAAATACTTCAAAGAGAAAGTATCAAAATTAGGATTTGATATTGGACATAGTGAAACACCGATTACACCTGTGATTATCGGTAACGAAGCGAAAACTGTTGAATTCTCTAAGCGATTACTTGATAATGGTGTATTTGTTTCAGCAATTGTCTTCCCTACCGTAGCAAAAGGTACAGGTCGTATTCGTTGTATGATTACAGCTGATCACACGAAAGAACAACTCGATGAAGCAATTAACACTATTGAACGTGTTGGAAAAGAAATGGAATTAATCTAA
- the tdh gene encoding L-threonine 3-dehydrogenase, whose product MNLDQSNEMTAVIKEKPAKGAKVITKKIPTDIEPHEVLIKVLATSVCGTDFHIYNWDEWSQNRIKPPLTVGHEFAGEIVKVGDHVKRLKEGDIVSAETHIVCNDCDFCRSGQGHICQETQIIGVDTDGCFAEYMKMPAENCIINDPTVDPKFLCIQEPLGNAVHTMLHFDITAKTTAVVGCGPIGLMAVNVAKVVGAGKIIAIEINEYRRNLAKELGADVVINPLEENVVERVLEETGGIGVDVIGEFSGNKMAIEQAFKYVKLGGKMSMLGIPNHKIELDLANDVVFKGITIYGVVGRKMYDTWHQVQGLIKRLDLDKVVTHTLPLTKVDEAMDIMASGNSGKVVLIPTKSE is encoded by the coding sequence ATGAATTTAGATCAGTCTAATGAAATGACTGCCGTTATTAAAGAAAAACCTGCTAAAGGTGCCAAAGTAATTACAAAAAAGATACCTACGGATATAGAGCCACACGAGGTATTAATCAAGGTATTAGCGACTTCCGTGTGTGGAACAGACTTCCACATCTACAACTGGGACGAATGGAGTCAAAATAGAATTAAACCTCCTCTTACAGTTGGGCATGAATTTGCCGGTGAAATTGTTAAAGTTGGTGATCATGTAAAGCGCCTTAAAGAAGGCGATATTGTCTCAGCTGAAACACATATTGTGTGTAATGACTGTGACTTCTGTCGTTCTGGTCAAGGTCACATTTGTCAAGAGACACAAATTATTGGTGTTGATACCGATGGATGTTTTGCTGAGTATATGAAAATGCCTGCAGAAAATTGTATTATTAACGACCCTACAGTAGATCCTAAATTCTTATGTATTCAAGAACCTTTAGGAAATGCGGTTCACACGATGCTACACTTCGACATTACAGCAAAGACTACGGCAGTAGTTGGATGTGGTCCTATTGGCTTAATGGCTGTTAATGTTGCAAAAGTTGTTGGTGCAGGGAAAATAATTGCAATTGAAATAAATGAATACAGAAGGAATCTAGCGAAAGAATTAGGTGCAGATGTTGTTATTAATCCACTTGAAGAAAATGTAGTAGAACGTGTGCTAGAAGAAACTGGTGGTATTGGTGTTGATGTGATTGGTGAATTCTCTGGTAACAAAATGGCAATAGAGCAAGCATTTAAATATGTGAAACTTGGTGGAAAGATGTCAATGCTAGGAATTCCAAATCATAAAATCGAGTTAGATTTAGCGAATGACGTTGTATTCAAAGGAATAACCATATATGGTGTTGTAGGTCGTAAGATGTATGATACATGGCACCAAGTTCAAGGTTTAATTAAACGTCTCGATTTAGATAAAGTGGTAACCCATACCCTTCCTCTAACAAAAGTGGATGAAGCAATGGATATAATGGCATCCGGTAATAGTGGTAAAGTTGTATTGATTCCAACTAAATCAGAATAA
- a CDS encoding VOC family protein encodes MFTNIATVAIYVDRQEEAQEFWTKKVGFKTIREDQMNPHQFWIEVAPSLESKTRLLIYSREMMLEDNPDAICHPSIVFDCEQIDGLRQKLKDNGVSVGPVQNMHYGKFFELQDNEGNSYLVREQK; translated from the coding sequence ATGTTTACAAATATTGCGACTGTTGCAATTTATGTTGATCGTCAAGAAGAGGCACAGGAGTTCTGGACGAAGAAAGTTGGATTTAAAACAATACGTGAGGATCAAATGAATCCTCACCAATTTTGGATTGAGGTTGCACCATCACTTGAAAGCAAGACAAGACTACTGATTTACTCTCGCGAAATGATGCTTGAAGATAATCCTGATGCGATTTGTCACCCTTCTATTGTATTTGACTGTGAACAGATCGATGGGCTTAGACAAAAATTAAAGGACAATGGTGTATCCGTTGGACCCGTTCAGAATATGCATTATGGAAAATTCTTTGAATTACAAGATAACGAAGGAAACTCCTATTTAGTTAGAGAACAAAAATAG
- a CDS encoding ComEC/Rec2 family competence protein has translation MKKVIFMLCVISLTVTLTACSLQDINEHPLHTTTSDNEKHQQLNNLEEVTIHFIDVGQGDATLIVYKDYHILIDAGNNWYGDDVVEYLTKYQVDDIELLIGTHPDADHIGGLDDVLSHFDVELIIDSCKDHTTETWNDYYSAILNETTANSERLCDSDLEYIIDEDVIFQVIETGDDYTDKNENSVLTKLSIGDLDVLFTADIEERIEQMILEHDIEAEILKVGHHGSKTSSSSDFLKKVDPEIAIISAGRNNRYGHPHLEVINRLDDYTNKIYGTWHSGDIILSINDGQYTINTDQTITDNDENSDQGTSEVVPITLLNLTEFVKPLDKGSITIDGEPNMEYDIDVIYSSGPSSASGLENKVSNEEGVVTWEWIIGSRVSPGIYQIEISNGQVTNTYEFEVYK, from the coding sequence ATGAAGAAAGTAATTTTTATGTTATGTGTTATTTCACTAACAGTAACATTAACCGCTTGTTCTTTACAGGACATTAACGAGCATCCACTACATACTACGACATCAGATAATGAAAAACATCAACAGCTTAATAACTTAGAAGAAGTCACTATCCATTTCATTGATGTTGGTCAGGGAGATGCTACTTTAATCGTATATAAAGATTATCACATATTGATCGATGCCGGTAATAATTGGTATGGCGATGATGTAGTCGAATATTTAACGAAATATCAAGTTGACGATATTGAACTATTAATTGGAACTCACCCAGATGCCGACCATATTGGTGGATTGGATGATGTGCTAAGTCATTTTGATGTAGAATTAATCATTGATTCGTGTAAGGATCATACAACAGAAACCTGGAATGATTACTATTCGGCTATACTAAATGAAACAACGGCAAACAGTGAACGCTTATGTGATAGTGATTTAGAGTATATTATAGATGAAGACGTTATATTTCAAGTTATTGAGACCGGAGATGATTATACAGATAAGAATGAAAACTCAGTGCTTACTAAGCTTTCAATCGGTGATTTAGACGTATTATTTACAGCAGATATAGAAGAACGAATCGAACAAATGATACTAGAACATGATATAGAAGCAGAAATCCTTAAAGTTGGTCACCATGGTTCAAAAACATCATCAAGTTCTGATTTTTTAAAGAAAGTAGATCCTGAAATAGCGATTATTAGTGCTGGAAGAAATAATCGATATGGCCATCCTCATTTGGAAGTTATCAATCGACTCGATGATTATACGAATAAAATATATGGAACATGGCATTCAGGAGATATAATCCTGTCAATAAACGACGGTCAGTATACTATAAATACGGACCAAACCATTACAGACAATGATGAAAATTCTGATCAGGGAACAAGTGAGGTTGTACCGATTACACTTTTGAATTTGACAGAATTTGTAAAGCCTTTAGATAAAGGCAGTATTACGATCGATGGAGAACCTAATATGGAGTATGATATCGATGTTATCTATTCATCAGGACCGAGTTCTGCGAGTGGTTTAGAGAACAAAGTATCAAATGAAGAAGGTGTCGTAACTTGGGAATGGATTATAGGGTCTCGTGTCAGTCCAGGTATTTATCAAATAGAAATTAGTAATGGACAAGTGACGAACACCTATGAATTTGAGGTATATAAGTAG
- a CDS encoding YaiI/YqxD family protein gives MKLLVDADACPVKEQIVKIAKEFQLEVVMFIDTSHIYHDGYSKVITIDKGRDQVDFALINYLNENDIVISQDYGVACMALSKHAFVLNQNGLIYTNENIDGLLQTRYVNQKMRNAGLRTKGPKKRSHEQDIKFEKSLVTIINNFKLQ, from the coding sequence ATGAAACTATTGGTCGATGCGGATGCTTGTCCGGTCAAAGAACAAATTGTTAAAATTGCAAAGGAATTTCAGTTAGAGGTTGTCATGTTTATTGATACAAGTCATATTTATCATGACGGCTATTCAAAGGTGATTACAATAGATAAGGGACGAGATCAAGTTGACTTCGCTCTAATTAACTACCTGAATGAAAATGACATTGTTATATCTCAGGATTACGGTGTTGCCTGTATGGCCTTATCTAAGCATGCATTTGTGCTTAATCAAAACGGATTAATTTATACAAATGAAAATATCGATGGCTTACTTCAAACACGCTATGTAAATCAGAAAATGCGAAATGCAGGATTAAGAACGAAAGGTCCTAAAAAACGATCACATGAACAGGATATTAAGTTTGAAAAGAGTTTAGTAACTATTATTAATAATTTTAAATTACAGTAA
- a CDS encoding family 16 glycosylhydrolase — protein sequence MKKLTYMISLLMVFILVACTTLEETDPNEITTTTEVTETTEPTDVPYERPDNSNLVENTEIELDGWHIVWNDEFDYDGLPDSEKWGYDVGGHGFGNQERQYYTENREENAVVNEGFLTITAREEYYKSRNYTSARLLTKGKFTQMYGRVETRIKLPGGQGIWPAFWMLGDDIDTVGWPQSGEIDIVENVGFEPNKVHGTVHGPGYSGGQGIGEGYRLPNGERFRDDFHTFHIEWEPGQIRWYVDGNLYHTLNSSDVEPNNEWVYDHPFFIIMNIAVGGQWPGYPDDSTVFPQEMKVDYVRVYEKDYSDDSDHPSAISNLTIDSNLPYKTEISWSESSDDSGISHYEVYINDQLQSTTYTNSVSFNDLDQETNYDIKVIAVDLADKKSVATTTSFVTGKFITIPGTVQAEDFIENNGIQFENTSDSGGGLNAGWINTGDYLTYKIEVVESGTYTVDFRIASQNSDGEVSLFVGDQSNAITSITFGRTNGWQDFRTFTSPEINLNSGVHTLRINAESDDFNINWIKFNKK from the coding sequence ATGAAGAAACTAACATACATGATTTCATTATTAATGGTATTTATTCTGGTAGCTTGTACAACGCTTGAGGAGACAGATCCGAATGAAATAACGACAACTACCGAAGTGACTGAGACAACAGAGCCTACTGACGTTCCCTATGAGCGTCCGGACAATAGTAATTTAGTTGAAAATACAGAAATTGAACTAGACGGTTGGCATATTGTGTGGAATGACGAGTTTGATTATGACGGATTACCTGACTCTGAAAAATGGGGTTATGATGTTGGCGGGCATGGCTTTGGTAATCAAGAACGTCAATACTATACAGAGAACCGAGAAGAAAATGCAGTAGTTAATGAAGGATTTCTAACAATTACGGCAAGAGAAGAGTATTATAAGTCAAGAAACTATACGTCTGCAAGATTATTGACAAAAGGTAAATTTACTCAGATGTACGGTCGCGTTGAAACACGTATAAAACTTCCAGGTGGTCAAGGAATATGGCCAGCATTTTGGATGCTTGGAGACGATATTGATACAGTTGGATGGCCACAAAGTGGTGAAATCGATATAGTAGAAAACGTTGGATTTGAACCAAATAAGGTGCATGGTACTGTTCATGGTCCTGGCTATTCAGGAGGCCAAGGAATCGGTGAAGGTTATAGATTACCAAATGGTGAACGATTTAGAGATGACTTTCACACCTTTCACATTGAATGGGAGCCAGGTCAAATTCGATGGTATGTAGATGGAAACTTATATCACACATTAAATAGTAGTGATGTAGAGCCTAATAATGAATGGGTTTATGATCATCCGTTCTTTATCATCATGAATATTGCGGTAGGTGGACAATGGCCAGGTTACCCAGATGACTCAACTGTCTTTCCACAAGAAATGAAAGTTGATTATGTTCGTGTATACGAAAAAGATTATTCAGACGATTCAGACCATCCATCAGCAATTTCAAATTTAACAATCGATAGCAATTTACCTTATAAAACGGAGATTTCATGGTCAGAATCAAGTGACGATAGTGGCATTAGTCACTATGAAGTTTATATAAACGATCAGTTACAATCGACAACGTATACAAATTCAGTAAGCTTTAATGATTTAGATCAAGAAACAAATTACGATATAAAGGTAATAGCAGTTGACCTAGCTGATAAAAAATCAGTAGCAACAACAACTTCGTTTGTAACTGGTAAGTTTATTACCATTCCTGGTACTGTTCAAGCTGAAGACTTTATTGAAAATAATGGAATTCAATTTGAGAATACTAGTGATAGTGGTGGAGGACTGAATGCTGGTTGGATTAATACTGGGGATTACTTAACTTATAAGATTGAAGTAGTAGAATCAGGCACGTATACGGTTGATTTTAGAATTGCGTCTCAAAATAGCGATGGTGAAGTGTCATTGTTTGTTGGTGATCAATCAAATGCCATCACTAGCATAACGTTTGGGAGAACGAATGGTTGGCAAGATTTTAGAACGTTTACATCTCCAGAAATTAATCTTAACTCAGGCGTACATACGTTAAGAATAAATGCAGAATCAGATGACTTTAATATTAATTGGATAAAATTCAATAAAAAATAG
- a CDS encoding cold-shock protein has translation MKIGTVKWFNSEKGFGFITVDGEDDVFVHYSAIQGDGFKSLEEGQRVEFDVEQGSRGPQAANVTKL, from the coding sequence ATGAAAATTGGTACTGTAAAATGGTTTAATAGCGAAAAAGGTTTTGGATTTATTACTGTTGATGGAGAAGACGATGTATTCGTACACTATTCAGCAATTCAAGGTGACGGATTCAAGTCATTAGAAGAAGGACAACGCGTTGAATTTGACGTAGAACAAGGGTCTCGTGGACCTCAAGCAGCAAACGTAACAAAACTATAA